ATGGTAACCGCTTTGAAGGTTTTTTCAAACAGGGAAAAAAGAATGGTCCTTTTGTAGAAACTGATAAGGACGGAAAAGTTATTAAAAAAGGAACATATAAGTTCGGAAGATTACAATAGAGAATTGTGGATAAATGATAGTAGGCTGCGCATTGCGTGGCCTATTTTTTTGTGTATATTATCCCTGAAGGGTAAAATAAAAATGGATAATGACCATGACAGTCATTATCCATTTTATTATTTTTCAGTCGACTCTTTTATTAAATAATATATTGTGAACTGATAGATTCGTTATTCATTACTCGTTTGATAGTTTCAGCAAACATATCGGCAATACTCAACTGTTTTACTTTCGCACATTTCTTTGCGTAAGGGATACTGTCAGTAAATACCATTTCTGTCAAGCCGGACTCTTGTACACGGAATGAAGCAGGGTCGGACATTACACAGTGGCTGGCAATAGCACGTACGGACTTGGCACCGGCTTCCAACATAATGTTGGCTGCTTTAGTGATCGTTCCTGCTGTGTCAACGATATCATCGATCAAAACAACATTTTTGTTTTTCACGTCACCAATGATTTGCATAGAAGCTACTTCATTTGCTTTTTCACGTGATTTGTTACAGAGTACCAATGGCACACCGAGGTATTTGGAGAAAGTACTAGCACGTTTTGAACCTCCTACATCCGGTGTAGCAATCACCAGTTCTTCCAGTTTCAACGACTGGATGTAGGGGAGGAATACGGCTGATGCATACAGATGGTCTACCGGGATATTGAAGAATCCCTGAATTTGATCTGCGTGCAAATCCATTGTGATTAGTCGGTCGATACCTGCTACTGACAGTAGATCGGCTACCAACTTAGCTCCGATAGATACACGAGGTTTGTCTTTTCTATCCTGACGTGCCCAACCAAAGTAAGGGACAACTGCTACAACGCTCTTTGCAGATGCACGTTTGGCAGCGTCAATCATCAGGAGAAGTTCCATTAAGTTGTCTGAGTTTGGGAATGTGGATTGAACCAGGAATACATGTGCGCCACGAATTGATTCCTCATATGAAACCGCAAATTCACCATCGGCAAAATGGGTAATGTTCATATTTCCCAGAGGACAATCCAGGCTTGCGCAGATTTTTTCTGCAAGATATCTCGAGTTCGTTCCCGAGAATACCATAAAGGGTGCTTTTTCGCTCATTTTGTAATAGATGTTACCTATTTGTTAATTTGCCTGCAAAGGTAGGAATTTCTCTTATTATTTAGAAGGACTTATTGTATAAAAAATATTTTTCTCTCCAATCTTATCGGAAATATTTGTAGATTTGCTTTCTGAAAACAGAAAATCACTAAAATGAGTTCACGCTTTCCTCTATATATAATAGGTATAGTGTTGTTTGCCTCTTTTTTTTCGTGTACGGATATGGTGCCGACAAAAGAGGTACGGTTGATTGATTCGCTGAACGGGAAGGCGTATGCTTATCGTTACCGAAGTCTTGATTCTTCCTACAAATATGCTGATGCGGCCTATCGACAGGTAAATTTTTACAAATCGGGAAAAGCCGAAGCTTCTAATAATCTTGGTTTTTGTGCGTATATGAATATGGACTTTGACCGTGCGGAAGCATTACATAAGGAAGTCTATAAGCTGACAAAGAATGAACTCGAACTCCTGATTGCTGATATCGGGCTGATGAAAATCTGCCAACGGACGGCAATGAACAAAGAATATTATGATTACCGGAACAGTGCGCTTCGCCGCATGAAACGTATCCGCGAAGAAAGTGACCTCTTTGCCGACCGGCACGAAACACTTCGGCTGGACTATGCGTTTACCGAGTTTTTTATCGTTTCGTCTATCTACTACTATTATCTTCAGCAGCGGCAGGAAGCGATTGACGCCCTCAACCAGATTCCGGAGGATGAAGCATTGACAGATACCAATCAGTTGCTTTATTATCATTATATCAAGGGCTCGGCTTCATTGGTGGAAGCAAATAATCCGGAAGAAAGAAAGCTTCGTGAGTTCGACCAGCTTTACTATACATGGCGGATAGCCGTTCAAAGTAAGAACCCTTATTTCGAAGGGAATGGTTTGCAAGGATTGGCTAATCTGATGGTTTCTCCTGCCAATTTCGAGTTTTATCGGGTAAGGAGGACGCATGCACTCGACCAATTCGATTTTCCGGTGGATTCACTTATGCCTTTGCGTATGGCACAGTTGGCACTTGAGAAATTTCAGGAATATGATGATTTATATCAGATTGCCGGGGCGTATGTGTCTATCGGTAAGTATCTGAATGCGCATGGTCGTTATTCGGAAGCACTCGATACATTGACAAAAGCACTGGATTGTGTGAATCAACATCATCTGCTTTATTATCATTATAAGGCAGATACACTGGACAAATTGTGGCCTTATGCCGAAGGGGATACGACTTACACCGGAGTACCGTGGATTACGGAAGAGAAGGTTAAAACTGTTCCCGAATGGATTTCAAGGATTCGCGAGCAGTTGAGCGTTTCGTATGCAGGATTGGGAATGAAGCACGCATCGGACTATAACCGGAATATTTATCTGGATATTCTGAACTTTACACGGCAGGATAAGGAATTGGAGAGCCGCTATATTTCATTGGAAGCAGGTTCGCGGCAAATGACTCTCGTACTATCTGTGGTCATTGTTGGGTTGGTGCTGGTAGTTATTCTCTGGTGGTTCTTCAATAAGAGTTCCAAAACACGAAATCAGGTGGATGTGGAACGACTACAACAGATTCTATCGTTATGTAGGGATATAACTTCTTCTATTCCGATGAATGTTCCTTTAATTCAGCAAGGAATTGACCAATTATTCGGCAAAGGACGGATGACATTGGAAATACCCGAAGAGGGGAAAGCGGCACTTGTTCCTGTGCACCGATTAAGCAAAGACGAGAAAGCGCTGGTGCATGTGCTTGAGCCATATATTATTTGGGCTGCCGATAATGAACAAATGGTAGAGGCATTGAGCGACGAACGGATTCAATTGGAAAAACAACGGTATGTGTACGAGCAGCATATTGCCGGGAATAAACGCCAGAATCTGATAAAGAAGGCTTGTCTGGCGATTGTAAATGGCATCAATCCATATATTGACCGGATTTTGAACGAGGTACATAAGTTGACAGAGAAAGGTTATATTGACGATGAGAAGATTAAGAAAGAGAAGTATCAGTATATTGACGAACTGGTGACTACTATCAATGAGTATAATGACATTCTTGCTCTTTGGATCAAGATGAAGCAGGGAACTCTTAGCCTGAATATTGAAACATTCGGTCTTAATGAGTTGTTCGATTTATTGGGAAAGGGACGTCGTGCCTTTGAGATGAAAGAACAGACGTTAGAAATTGAACCGACCCATGCTATGGTGAAGGCGGACCGTGCACTGACCCTATTTATGATAAATACGTTGGCCGAGAATGCCCGCAAATATACTCCTGAGGGAGGTGTAATCAAGGTGTATGCACGTACTACGGATTCTTATGTGGAGATTTCTGTAGAAGATAATGGAAGGGGGATCTCAGCCGAAGATGTGGCACAGATTATTGGTGAGAAAGTGTATGATTCACGTGTTATCGGTATGAAGAATGCCACGGATGCAGATGAATTGAAGGAAAATAAGGGTAGTGGCTTCGGATTGATGAATTGTAAGGGAATCATCGAGAAATATAAGAAAACGAATGAACTGTTCCGAGTATGTGTATTCAACGTGGAAAGCGAACTTGGAAAAGGGAGTCGCTTTTATTTCCGTTTGCCTTCGGGAGTGCGCAAAGTAATTGGAGTGCTACTTTGCC
The nucleotide sequence above comes from Bacteroides caccae. Encoded proteins:
- a CDS encoding ribose-phosphate pyrophosphokinase, which gives rise to MSEKAPFMVFSGTNSRYLAEKICASLDCPLGNMNITHFADGEFAVSYEESIRGAHVFLVQSTFPNSDNLMELLLMIDAAKRASAKSVVAVVPYFGWARQDRKDKPRVSIGAKLVADLLSVAGIDRLITMDLHADQIQGFFNIPVDHLYASAVFLPYIQSLKLEELVIATPDVGGSKRASTFSKYLGVPLVLCNKSREKANEVASMQIIGDVKNKNVVLIDDIVDTAGTITKAANIMLEAGAKSVRAIASHCVMSDPASFRVQESGLTEMVFTDSIPYAKKCAKVKQLSIADMFAETIKRVMNNESISSQYII
- a CDS encoding sensor histidine kinase; translated protein: MSSRFPLYIIGIVLFASFFSCTDMVPTKEVRLIDSLNGKAYAYRYRSLDSSYKYADAAYRQVNFYKSGKAEASNNLGFCAYMNMDFDRAEALHKEVYKLTKNELELLIADIGLMKICQRTAMNKEYYDYRNSALRRMKRIREESDLFADRHETLRLDYAFTEFFIVSSIYYYYLQQRQEAIDALNQIPEDEALTDTNQLLYYHYIKGSASLVEANNPEERKLREFDQLYYTWRIAVQSKNPYFEGNGLQGLANLMVSPANFEFYRVRRTHALDQFDFPVDSLMPLRMAQLALEKFQEYDDLYQIAGAYVSIGKYLNAHGRYSEALDTLTKALDCVNQHHLLYYHYKADTLDKLWPYAEGDTTYTGVPWITEEKVKTVPEWISRIREQLSVSYAGLGMKHASDYNRNIYLDILNFTRQDKELESRYISLEAGSRQMTLVLSVVIVGLVLVVILWWFFNKSSKTRNQVDVERLQQILSLCRDITSSIPMNVPLIQQGIDQLFGKGRMTLEIPEEGKAALVPVHRLSKDEKALVHVLEPYIIWAADNEQMVEALSDERIQLEKQRYVYEQHIAGNKRQNLIKKACLAIVNGINPYIDRILNEVHKLTEKGYIDDEKIKKEKYQYIDELVTTINEYNDILALWIKMKQGTLSLNIETFGLNELFDLLGKGRRAFEMKEQTLEIEPTHAMVKADRALTLFMINTLAENARKYTPEGGVIKVYARTTDSYVEISVEDNGRGISAEDVAQIIGEKVYDSRVIGMKNATDADELKENKGSGFGLMNCKGIIEKYKKTNELFRVCVFNVESELGKGSRFYFRLPSGVRKVIGVLLCLLLPFGMGSCLYDPIPPMLQDTDSIVVITDSAYEDLLDAASDYANAAYFANVDEQYEIALQYADSAILLLNEHYQKYARPDATHRYMKLVGEGIPAEILWWNELFDSDYHVILDIRNEAAVAFLALKQLDAYSYNNSAFTDLYKLQGEDQTLEGYCRQLERSNINKTVGIILCFVLLIVSLVGYYLLYLRKRIQNRLSLEQVLEINQKVFAASLIRPQEQENAEALQREESTLKEIPQRIVDEAFGSVNELLTIDRMGIAVYNETTHLLEYASSPGQEMPEMVQLCFDSREYISEQHRQAIPLMVEAGGEHQCVGVLYLERREGTEQETDRLLFELVARYVAIVVFNAVVKLATKYRDIESAHEETQRASWEDSMLHVQNMVLDNCLSTIKHETIYYPNKIKQIIGRLNAQNLSEKEEKEAVETMTELIEYYKGIFTILSSCASRQLEEVTFRRTTIPVQELFETAGKYFKKSVKNRMDKIELEMAPIDARVIGDVNQLRFLLENLIDEALTVHEDGVLRLQARKDDEYIRFLFTDTRREKSVLELNQLFYPNLARMTSGEEGELRGTEYLVCKQIIRDHDEFAGRRGCRINAEPAEGGGFTVYFTIPRR